From Scylla paramamosain isolate STU-SP2022 chromosome 18, ASM3559412v1, whole genome shotgun sequence, one genomic window encodes:
- the LOC135108970 gene encoding uncharacterized protein LOC135108970 isoform X2 — protein MAVLAMAMHLLTLLLHESLPASLLSQAITGEPEFAIVVCRDKNGSEKDATGFQRQLRQISVLLKSAASLTSETLIFNIVADSYATYETVTNLTASWPAAYRQRVVFDDFKEVFFPPGTKKLRNLFRPCAIGKLFLAQTFEDKDAMVFLDTDTLFLMPPENLWRKVYEFNPHQVIGIAPCLYMCGPMFKKFPLYGSSGLNTGVLVMNLTRVRAFEGGWTENIIPIMEEYKTKLKLADQDILNILFSNETTAKHLYELGCEWNYRERLCSMGSSKCKRAQQLGVGLLHGAALTFVNGREKKFQMRFVYKILCVLAVMAMAVPLITLLLHESLSTSLFRKAIIEMPEFAIVVCRDKNNSQRSARNFQRQLRQISVLLKSAASLTSETLIFNIVADSYATYETVTNLTASWPAAYRQRVVFDEFKKVFFPPGTKKMKNLFRPCAIGKLFLAQTFEDKDAVVFLDTDTLFLMPPEDLWRKVYEFNPHQVIGIAPCLYMYGPGFKKFPTYGSSGLNTGVLVMNLTRVRAFEGGWTENIIPIMEEYKTKLSLADQDILNILFSNETTAKHLYELGCEWNYREKLCSMGSSKCKSAQQLGVGLLHGAALTFVNGVEKKFRSTSTKHCPPFVWIQGLAVSTHQLYCGRVLQPPRALPSICSSPCSFYTARRRVCTPAPPEAGHGSSEGPSPPLLPVGPSSLGTGPGTCVATP, from the exons ATGGCCGTGCTGGCGATGGCGATGCACCTGCTCACCCTGCTGCTGCACGAGTCActccctgcctcactcctcAGCCAGG cAATCACTGGAGAACCTGAGTTTGCCATTGTGGTCTGccgtg ATAAGAATGGCAGTGAAAAGGATGCAACGGGTTTCCAGAGACAGCTTCGCCAAATCTCTGTTCTCCTGAAGTCTGCAGCTTCTCTCACCTCCGAAACTCTGAT ATTCAACATCGTGGCGGATTCCTACGCGACGTACGAGACAGTGACGAACCTCACCGCGAGCTGGCCCGCCGCCTACAG ACAACGCGTAGTGTTCGACGATTTTAAGGAAGTGTTCTTCCCGCCCGGTACTAAGAAGCTGAGGAACTTGTTTCGGCCGTGCGCCATAGGGAAGCTGTTCCTGGCGCAGACCTTCGAGGACAAGGACGCCATGGTGTTCCTGGACACGGACACACTCTTCCTCATGCCCCCCGAGAACCTCTGGCGTAAAGTGTACGAATTCAACCCCCACCAGGTCATTGGCATCGCGCCCTGCCTCTACATGTGCGGCCCGATGTTCAAGAAG TTCCCCTTGTACGGGTCGAGTGGCCTCAACACTGGGGTGCTGGTGATGAACCTCACCAGGGTGCGGGCCTTCGAGGGCGGATGGACGGAGAACATCATACCCATCATGGAAGAATACAAGACCAAGCTGAAGCTCGCAGACCAGGACATCCTCAACATTCTCTTCAGTAATGAG ACTACGGCCAAGCATCTGTACGAGCTGGGGTGTGAGTGGAACTACCGGGAGAGGCTGTGTTCCATGGGCAGCAGCAAGTGCAAGCGTGCCCAACAGCTTGGGGTGGGTCTGCTGCACGGGGCTGCCCTCACCTTTGTCAACGGCAGGGAGAAGAAATTTCAG ATGAGGTTTGTGTATAAGATATTGTGCGTGCTGGCCGTGATGGCGATGGCGGTGCCCCTAATCACCCTACTGCTGCACGAGTCACTCTCCACCTCACTCTTCAGAAAGG caatcaTTGAAATGCCTGAATTTGCCATCGTGGTCTGccgtg ATAAGAATAACAGTCAAAGGAGTGCAAGGAATTTCCAGAGACAGCTTCGCCAAATCTCTGTTCTCCTGAAGTCTGCAGCTTCTCTCACCTCCGAAACTCTGAT ATTCAACATCGTGGCGGATTCCTACGCGACGTACGAGACAGTGACGAACCTCACCGCGAGCTGGCCCGCCGCCTACAG ACAACGCGTAGTGTTCGATGAGTTCAAGAAAGTGTTCTTCCCGCCCGGTActaagaagatgaagaacttGTTTCGGCCGTGCGCCATAGGGAAGCTGTTCCTGGCGCAGACCTTCGAGGACAAGGACGCCGTGGTGTTCTTGGACACGGACACACTCTTCCTCATGCCCCCCGAGGACCTCTGGCGTAAAGTGTACGAATTCAACCCCCACCAGGTCATTGGCATCGCGCCCTGCCTCTACATGTATGGCCCGGGATTCAAGAAA TTCCCCACGTACGGGTCGAGTGGCCTCAACACTGGGGTGCTGGTGATGAACCTCACCAGGGTGCGGGCCTTCGAGGGCGGATGGACGGAGAACATCATACCCATCATGGAAGAGTACAAGACCAAGCTGAGCCTCGCAGACCAGGACATCCTCAACATTCTCTTCAGTAATGAG ACCACAGCCAAGCATCTGTACGAGCTGGGATGCGAGTGGAACTACCGGGAGAAGCTGTGTTCCATGGGCAGCAGCAAGTGCAAGAGTGCCCAACAGCTCGGGGTGGGTCTGCTGCACGGAGCTGCCCTCACCTTTGTCAACGGCGTGGAGAAGAAATTTCGG AGTACCAGTACCAAGCACTGTCCTCCCTTTGTATGGATTCAAGGCCTTGCTGTGTCAACCCATCAACTCTATTGTGGCAGAGTTTTACAGCCACCAAGGGCATTGCCTTCCATCTGTTCCTCTCCCTGCAGCTTCTATACAGCAAG GCGCAGGGTCTGCACGCCTGCACCTCCTGAAGCAGGCCATGGATCCTCTGAAGGGCCTTCCCCTCCTTTGCTGCCTGTTGGTCCTTCAAGTCTTGGTACAGGTCCAGGAACATGCGTAGCCACTCCTTGA
- the LOC135108973 gene encoding uncharacterized protein LOC135108973 translates to MKVPAGFHGLKRRMVGQKPRPQLLGVVTGKVPSEVHLLGLRHRRAERYTPEADLCHRCSCRGHKEWRCQSAPRCRYCAGSHKSVQCLDKIKEGTKIPARCCNCGGDHNVHSTLCTVRPRPHREPATDEVTRPRIVFRQAPPPQTNQCLDE, encoded by the exons atgaag GTGCCAGCTGGCTTTCATGGCCTCAAGAGGAGGATGGTGGGGCAGAAGCCAAGACCTCAACTGTTGGGTGTGGTGACTGGAAAGGTGCCCAGTGAAGTGCATCTCCTGGGCCTCAGACATCGGCGTGCCGAGCGGTACACACCGGAGGCGGACCTGTGTCACCGCTGCAGTTGCCGGGGCCACAAGGAGTGGCGTTGCCAGTCTGCTCCTCGGTGTAGGTACTGTGCTGGTTCCCACAAGTCGGTGCAGTGCCTGGACAAGATCAAGGAGGGCACCAAGATCCCTGCTCGCTGCTGCAACTGTGGGGGTGATCACAACGTCCACTCCACCCTCTGCACTGTCAGGCCTCGGCCCCACAGGGAGCCTGCCACTGATGAGGTGACTCGGCCCAGAATCGTGTTCCGCCAGGCTCCACCTCCTCAGACCAACCAGTGCTTGGATGAATAG
- the LOC135108970 gene encoding uncharacterized protein LOC135108970 isoform X1 — translation MKHFFRWKVFVMAVLAMAMHLLTLLLHESLPASLLSQAITGEPEFAIVVCRDKNGSEKDATGFQRQLRQISVLLKSAASLTSETLIFNIVADSYATYETVTNLTASWPAAYRQRVVFDDFKEVFFPPGTKKLRNLFRPCAIGKLFLAQTFEDKDAMVFLDTDTLFLMPPENLWRKVYEFNPHQVIGIAPCLYMCGPMFKKFPLYGSSGLNTGVLVMNLTRVRAFEGGWTENIIPIMEEYKTKLKLADQDILNILFSNETTAKHLYELGCEWNYRERLCSMGSSKCKRAQQLGVGLLHGAALTFVNGREKKFQMRFVYKILCVLAVMAMAVPLITLLLHESLSTSLFRKAIIEMPEFAIVVCRDKNNSQRSARNFQRQLRQISVLLKSAASLTSETLIFNIVADSYATYETVTNLTASWPAAYRQRVVFDEFKKVFFPPGTKKMKNLFRPCAIGKLFLAQTFEDKDAVVFLDTDTLFLMPPEDLWRKVYEFNPHQVIGIAPCLYMYGPGFKKFPTYGSSGLNTGVLVMNLTRVRAFEGGWTENIIPIMEEYKTKLSLADQDILNILFSNETTAKHLYELGCEWNYREKLCSMGSSKCKSAQQLGVGLLHGAALTFVNGVEKKFRSTSTKHCPPFVWIQGLAVSTHQLYCGRVLQPPRALPSICSSPCSFYTARRRVCTPAPPEAGHGSSEGPSPPLLPVGPSSLGTGPGTCVATP, via the exons ATGAAACACTTCTTCAGATGG AAGGTGTTCGTGATGGCCGTGCTGGCGATGGCGATGCACCTGCTCACCCTGCTGCTGCACGAGTCActccctgcctcactcctcAGCCAGG cAATCACTGGAGAACCTGAGTTTGCCATTGTGGTCTGccgtg ATAAGAATGGCAGTGAAAAGGATGCAACGGGTTTCCAGAGACAGCTTCGCCAAATCTCTGTTCTCCTGAAGTCTGCAGCTTCTCTCACCTCCGAAACTCTGAT ATTCAACATCGTGGCGGATTCCTACGCGACGTACGAGACAGTGACGAACCTCACCGCGAGCTGGCCCGCCGCCTACAG ACAACGCGTAGTGTTCGACGATTTTAAGGAAGTGTTCTTCCCGCCCGGTACTAAGAAGCTGAGGAACTTGTTTCGGCCGTGCGCCATAGGGAAGCTGTTCCTGGCGCAGACCTTCGAGGACAAGGACGCCATGGTGTTCCTGGACACGGACACACTCTTCCTCATGCCCCCCGAGAACCTCTGGCGTAAAGTGTACGAATTCAACCCCCACCAGGTCATTGGCATCGCGCCCTGCCTCTACATGTGCGGCCCGATGTTCAAGAAG TTCCCCTTGTACGGGTCGAGTGGCCTCAACACTGGGGTGCTGGTGATGAACCTCACCAGGGTGCGGGCCTTCGAGGGCGGATGGACGGAGAACATCATACCCATCATGGAAGAATACAAGACCAAGCTGAAGCTCGCAGACCAGGACATCCTCAACATTCTCTTCAGTAATGAG ACTACGGCCAAGCATCTGTACGAGCTGGGGTGTGAGTGGAACTACCGGGAGAGGCTGTGTTCCATGGGCAGCAGCAAGTGCAAGCGTGCCCAACAGCTTGGGGTGGGTCTGCTGCACGGGGCTGCCCTCACCTTTGTCAACGGCAGGGAGAAGAAATTTCAG ATGAGGTTTGTGTATAAGATATTGTGCGTGCTGGCCGTGATGGCGATGGCGGTGCCCCTAATCACCCTACTGCTGCACGAGTCACTCTCCACCTCACTCTTCAGAAAGG caatcaTTGAAATGCCTGAATTTGCCATCGTGGTCTGccgtg ATAAGAATAACAGTCAAAGGAGTGCAAGGAATTTCCAGAGACAGCTTCGCCAAATCTCTGTTCTCCTGAAGTCTGCAGCTTCTCTCACCTCCGAAACTCTGAT ATTCAACATCGTGGCGGATTCCTACGCGACGTACGAGACAGTGACGAACCTCACCGCGAGCTGGCCCGCCGCCTACAG ACAACGCGTAGTGTTCGATGAGTTCAAGAAAGTGTTCTTCCCGCCCGGTActaagaagatgaagaacttGTTTCGGCCGTGCGCCATAGGGAAGCTGTTCCTGGCGCAGACCTTCGAGGACAAGGACGCCGTGGTGTTCTTGGACACGGACACACTCTTCCTCATGCCCCCCGAGGACCTCTGGCGTAAAGTGTACGAATTCAACCCCCACCAGGTCATTGGCATCGCGCCCTGCCTCTACATGTATGGCCCGGGATTCAAGAAA TTCCCCACGTACGGGTCGAGTGGCCTCAACACTGGGGTGCTGGTGATGAACCTCACCAGGGTGCGGGCCTTCGAGGGCGGATGGACGGAGAACATCATACCCATCATGGAAGAGTACAAGACCAAGCTGAGCCTCGCAGACCAGGACATCCTCAACATTCTCTTCAGTAATGAG ACCACAGCCAAGCATCTGTACGAGCTGGGATGCGAGTGGAACTACCGGGAGAAGCTGTGTTCCATGGGCAGCAGCAAGTGCAAGAGTGCCCAACAGCTCGGGGTGGGTCTGCTGCACGGAGCTGCCCTCACCTTTGTCAACGGCGTGGAGAAGAAATTTCGG AGTACCAGTACCAAGCACTGTCCTCCCTTTGTATGGATTCAAGGCCTTGCTGTGTCAACCCATCAACTCTATTGTGGCAGAGTTTTACAGCCACCAAGGGCATTGCCTTCCATCTGTTCCTCTCCCTGCAGCTTCTATACAGCAAG GCGCAGGGTCTGCACGCCTGCACCTCCTGAAGCAGGCCATGGATCCTCTGAAGGGCCTTCCCCTCCTTTGCTGCCTGTTGGTCCTTCAAGTCTTGGTACAGGTCCAGGAACATGCGTAGCCACTCCTTGA
- the LOC135108970 gene encoding uncharacterized protein LOC135108970 isoform X3 has protein sequence MKHFFRWKVFVMAVLAMAMHLLTLLLHESLPASLLSQAITGEPEFAIVVCRDKNGSEKDATGFQRQLRQISVLLKSAASLTSETLIFNIVADSYATYETVTNLTASWPAAYRQRVVFDDFKEVFFPPGTKKLRNLFRPCAIGKLFLAQTFEDKDAMVFLDTDTLFLMPPENLWRKVYEFNPHQVIGIAPCLYMCGPMFKKFPLYGSSGLNTGVLVMNLTRVRAFEGGWTENIIPIMEEYKTKLKLADQDILNILFSNETTAKHLYELGCEWNYRERLCSMGSSKCKRAQQLGVGLLHGAALTFVNGREKKFQMRFVYKILCVLAVMAMAVPLITLLLHESLSTSLFRKAIIEMPEFAIVVCRDKNNSQRSARNFQRQLRQISVLLKSAASLTSETLIFNIVADSYATYETVTNLTASWPAAYRQRVVFDEFKKVFFPPGTKKMKNLFRPCAIGKLFLAQTFEDKDAVVFLDTDTLFLMPPEDLWRKVYEFNPHQVIGIAPCLYMYGPGFKKFPTYGSSGLNTGVLVMNLTRVRAFEGGWTENIIPIMEEYKTKLSLADQDILNILFSNETTAKHLYELGCEWNYREKLCSMGSSKCKSAQQLGVGLLHGAALTFVNGVEKKFRAVFEAWERHQLGESEEAFLARLRATLRSQKRSWGCSRLPFIDKMLLQGLERERGQKE, from the exons ATGAAACACTTCTTCAGATGG AAGGTGTTCGTGATGGCCGTGCTGGCGATGGCGATGCACCTGCTCACCCTGCTGCTGCACGAGTCActccctgcctcactcctcAGCCAGG cAATCACTGGAGAACCTGAGTTTGCCATTGTGGTCTGccgtg ATAAGAATGGCAGTGAAAAGGATGCAACGGGTTTCCAGAGACAGCTTCGCCAAATCTCTGTTCTCCTGAAGTCTGCAGCTTCTCTCACCTCCGAAACTCTGAT ATTCAACATCGTGGCGGATTCCTACGCGACGTACGAGACAGTGACGAACCTCACCGCGAGCTGGCCCGCCGCCTACAG ACAACGCGTAGTGTTCGACGATTTTAAGGAAGTGTTCTTCCCGCCCGGTACTAAGAAGCTGAGGAACTTGTTTCGGCCGTGCGCCATAGGGAAGCTGTTCCTGGCGCAGACCTTCGAGGACAAGGACGCCATGGTGTTCCTGGACACGGACACACTCTTCCTCATGCCCCCCGAGAACCTCTGGCGTAAAGTGTACGAATTCAACCCCCACCAGGTCATTGGCATCGCGCCCTGCCTCTACATGTGCGGCCCGATGTTCAAGAAG TTCCCCTTGTACGGGTCGAGTGGCCTCAACACTGGGGTGCTGGTGATGAACCTCACCAGGGTGCGGGCCTTCGAGGGCGGATGGACGGAGAACATCATACCCATCATGGAAGAATACAAGACCAAGCTGAAGCTCGCAGACCAGGACATCCTCAACATTCTCTTCAGTAATGAG ACTACGGCCAAGCATCTGTACGAGCTGGGGTGTGAGTGGAACTACCGGGAGAGGCTGTGTTCCATGGGCAGCAGCAAGTGCAAGCGTGCCCAACAGCTTGGGGTGGGTCTGCTGCACGGGGCTGCCCTCACCTTTGTCAACGGCAGGGAGAAGAAATTTCAG ATGAGGTTTGTGTATAAGATATTGTGCGTGCTGGCCGTGATGGCGATGGCGGTGCCCCTAATCACCCTACTGCTGCACGAGTCACTCTCCACCTCACTCTTCAGAAAGG caatcaTTGAAATGCCTGAATTTGCCATCGTGGTCTGccgtg ATAAGAATAACAGTCAAAGGAGTGCAAGGAATTTCCAGAGACAGCTTCGCCAAATCTCTGTTCTCCTGAAGTCTGCAGCTTCTCTCACCTCCGAAACTCTGAT ATTCAACATCGTGGCGGATTCCTACGCGACGTACGAGACAGTGACGAACCTCACCGCGAGCTGGCCCGCCGCCTACAG ACAACGCGTAGTGTTCGATGAGTTCAAGAAAGTGTTCTTCCCGCCCGGTActaagaagatgaagaacttGTTTCGGCCGTGCGCCATAGGGAAGCTGTTCCTGGCGCAGACCTTCGAGGACAAGGACGCCGTGGTGTTCTTGGACACGGACACACTCTTCCTCATGCCCCCCGAGGACCTCTGGCGTAAAGTGTACGAATTCAACCCCCACCAGGTCATTGGCATCGCGCCCTGCCTCTACATGTATGGCCCGGGATTCAAGAAA TTCCCCACGTACGGGTCGAGTGGCCTCAACACTGGGGTGCTGGTGATGAACCTCACCAGGGTGCGGGCCTTCGAGGGCGGATGGACGGAGAACATCATACCCATCATGGAAGAGTACAAGACCAAGCTGAGCCTCGCAGACCAGGACATCCTCAACATTCTCTTCAGTAATGAG ACCACAGCCAAGCATCTGTACGAGCTGGGATGCGAGTGGAACTACCGGGAGAAGCTGTGTTCCATGGGCAGCAGCAAGTGCAAGAGTGCCCAACAGCTCGGGGTGGGTCTGCTGCACGGAGCTGCCCTCACCTTTGTCAACGGCGTGGAGAAGAAATTTCGG GCGGTGTTCGAAGCGTGGGAGCGACACCAGCTAGGGGAGTCGGAGGAGGCGTTTCTGGCGCGCCTCAGGGCAACACTGCGCAGTCAAAAGAGGTCATGGGGCTGCTCCCGCCTGCCCTTCATTGACAAAATGCTACTACAAGGactggaaagggaaagagggcagAAAGAGTGA